A stretch of the Lactuca sativa cultivar Salinas chromosome 9, Lsat_Salinas_v11, whole genome shotgun sequence genome encodes the following:
- the LOC111885173 gene encoding actin-related protein 5 isoform X1, producing the protein MPFISQTQRQSDYNLIPASCPIVIDNGASYFRIGWAGESEPRIIFRNIVQRPRHKITGETVTIVGDHDPALLKYFDCTRSGPRSAFDNDVVFQFEIMEYILDFAFDRLGADESPINHPILITECACNPVQSRSKMAELLFETYGVPSIAFGVDAAFSYKYNQKLGICDRDGLAICSGFSTSHVIPFINGEPVYEACCRTNVGGYHVTDYLKQLLSLKYPHHMARLTWEKVEDLKMEHCYITLDYASEVRLFQKGGKEAEEKTRCWQLPWTPTPVEEPPSEEEIARKAALREKHGQRLREMAEAKRSSKINELENELKGLEFLIQQLRHVNGNDIPSFLAETGYISKQEIESAIVKVTQSLRKAKGEQDEIEEKQDPSATEKYTLIDIPDNMLTPEQIKEKKRQLFLKTTSEGRQRAKQKRFEEELERERRNKEDEQRRLENPELYMEQLRIKYNDLSEKVEQRKRQKTNGNNHGNENNNVSGGVGRGERLNAAQKERMRLLTTAAFDRGKGEDTFGIKDEDWQLYKKMSKDNDDEDEGPNEDEAELTRVASRLREIDPTFFPKSEASSSGSEPPRFRPLTQEDFQILIGVERFRCPEILFHPNLIGIEQAGLDEMAGVSMQRLKSRAQRLDLEEEVIGITNSVLITGGSCLYPGMSERLEAGIRMMRPCGTPIRILKASDAVLDTWRGAASFASTMHFSRQVFNKMDYYEKGEDWLRQYQLKYTF; encoded by the exons ATGCCGTTCATATCGCAAACGCAGAGGCAATCAGATTACAATCTCATACCTGCAAGCTGCCCAATCGTCATCGACAATGGCGCATCTTACTTCAGAATTGg ATGGGCAGGAGAGAGTGAACCTCGGATCATCTTTCGCAACATTGTTCAGAGACCTCGCCACAAGATAACCG GGGAAACAGTGACAATTGTTGGTGACCATGATCCTGCTTTGCTAAAGTACTTTGATTGCACCCGTTCTGGACCACGTTCAGCATTCGATAATGATGTTGTCTTCCAGTTTGAGATAATGGAATAT ATTCTTGACTTTGCATTTGATAGATTAGGGGCAGATGAATCTCCG ATTAATCATCCTATCCTCATTACAGAATGTGCATGCAATCCAGTACAATCACGTAGTAAAATGGCTGAACTTTTATTTGAAACATACGGGGTTCCTTCTATAG CTTTTGGTGTGGATGCTGCTTTCAGCTATAAGTACAATCAAAAACTTGGAATTTGTGATAGAGATGGTCTCGCAATTTGCTCAGGGTTTTCCACAAGCCATGTGATCcct TTTATCAATGGAGAGCCTGTTTATGAAGCATGTTGTCGTACAAATGTTGGTGGTTATCATGTCACTGATTACCTAAAGCAACTTCTATCACTTAAATATCCACATCACAT GGCAAGGCTTACATGGGAAAAAGTAGAAGATTTGAAAATGGAACATTGTTATATCACCCTCGATTATGCTTCGGAAGTTAGATTGTTTCAG AAAGGGGGAAAAGAAGCTGAAGAGAAGACCAGGTGTTGGCAACTTCCATGGACACCAACACCAGTGGAAGAGCCACCTTCAGAAGAGGAGATTGCTAGGAAAGCAGCCTTAAGGGAAAAACATGGCCAAAGGTTACGGGAAATGGCTGAGGCAAAAAGATCTTCAAAAATTAATGAATTAGAAAATGAATTAAAGGGGTTGGAGTTTCTTATACAACAACTTAGACATGTAAATGGAAATGATATTCCATCTTTCTTGGCTGAGACTGGTTACATTTCTAAGCAAGAAATTGAATCTGCTATTGTTAAAGTAACACAATCATTAAGGAAAGCTAAAGGAGAGCAAGATGAAATTGAAGAGAAACAAGATCCTTCTGCAACAGAAAAGTATACCCTCATTGATATTCCTGACAATATGTTAACCCCAGAACAG ATCAAGGAAAAGAAAAGACAACTATTTCTTAAAACCACATCAGAAGGAAGACAAAGAGCAAAACAAAAGCGTTTTGAAGAAGAATTAGAACGTGAAAGACGTAACAAGGAAGATGAACAAAGACGCCT AGAGAATCCGGAACTTTACATGGAGCAATTGCGAATAAAATACAACGATTTATCTGAAAAAGTGGAACAGAGAAAAAGACAAAAAACAAATGGAAACAACCATGGAAATGAAAACAATAATGTGTCTGGAGGTGTTGGTCGTGGAGAGAGACTGAATGCTGCCCAAAAGGAGAGAATGCGTCTTTTGACAACCGCTGCTTTTGATAGAGGGAAAGGGGAGGATACTTTTGGAATTAAAGATGAAGATTGgcaattatataaaaaaatgagtaaagataatgatgatgaagatgagggCCCCAATGAGGATGAAGCTGAGCTCACACGTGTTGCTTCTAGACTCcgg GAAATAGACCCGACATTCTTTCCGAAATCAGAGGCCAGCTCCTCCGGCAGCGAACCACCACGTTTCCGACCTTTAACGCAGGAAGACTTCCAGATTCTGATCGGAGTGGAAAGATTCCGGTGCCCGGAGATTCTTTTCCACCCAAACCTAATTGGAATTGAACAAGCAGGGTTAGACGAGATGGCTGGGGTATCAATGCAAAGGCTCAAATCAAGAGCTCAAAGATTGGATTTGGAAGAAGAGGTGATTGGAATCACCAATTCCGTCCTCATAACCGGTGGGAGTTGTCTTTACCCTGGAATGAGTGAACGTTTAGAAGCCGGAATCAGAATGATGAGGCCATGTGGGACCCCCATAAGGATCCTTAAAGCGTCGGATGCTGTACTTGACACGTGGCGTGGTGCTGCTTCTTTTGCATCCACCATGCATTTCTCACGACAGGTTTTTAATAAGATGGATTATTATGAGAAAGGTGAAGATTGGCTTCGTCAATACCAATTGAAGTATAcattttaa
- the LOC111885173 gene encoding actin-related protein 5 isoform X2 — protein MAELLFETYGVPSIAFGVDAAFSYKYNQKLGICDRDGLAICSGFSTSHVIPFINGEPVYEACCRTNVGGYHVTDYLKQLLSLKYPHHMARLTWEKVEDLKMEHCYITLDYASEVRLFQKGGKEAEEKTRCWQLPWTPTPVEEPPSEEEIARKAALREKHGQRLREMAEAKRSSKINELENELKGLEFLIQQLRHVNGNDIPSFLAETGYISKQEIESAIVKVTQSLRKAKGEQDEIEEKQDPSATEKYTLIDIPDNMLTPEQIKEKKRQLFLKTTSEGRQRAKQKRFEEELERERRNKEDEQRRLENPELYMEQLRIKYNDLSEKVEQRKRQKTNGNNHGNENNNVSGGVGRGERLNAAQKERMRLLTTAAFDRGKGEDTFGIKDEDWQLYKKMSKDNDDEDEGPNEDEAELTRVASRLREIDPTFFPKSEASSSGSEPPRFRPLTQEDFQILIGVERFRCPEILFHPNLIGIEQAGLDEMAGVSMQRLKSRAQRLDLEEEVIGITNSVLITGGSCLYPGMSERLEAGIRMMRPCGTPIRILKASDAVLDTWRGAASFASTMHFSRQVFNKMDYYEKGEDWLRQYQLKYTF, from the exons ATGGCTGAACTTTTATTTGAAACATACGGGGTTCCTTCTATAG CTTTTGGTGTGGATGCTGCTTTCAGCTATAAGTACAATCAAAAACTTGGAATTTGTGATAGAGATGGTCTCGCAATTTGCTCAGGGTTTTCCACAAGCCATGTGATCcct TTTATCAATGGAGAGCCTGTTTATGAAGCATGTTGTCGTACAAATGTTGGTGGTTATCATGTCACTGATTACCTAAAGCAACTTCTATCACTTAAATATCCACATCACAT GGCAAGGCTTACATGGGAAAAAGTAGAAGATTTGAAAATGGAACATTGTTATATCACCCTCGATTATGCTTCGGAAGTTAGATTGTTTCAG AAAGGGGGAAAAGAAGCTGAAGAGAAGACCAGGTGTTGGCAACTTCCATGGACACCAACACCAGTGGAAGAGCCACCTTCAGAAGAGGAGATTGCTAGGAAAGCAGCCTTAAGGGAAAAACATGGCCAAAGGTTACGGGAAATGGCTGAGGCAAAAAGATCTTCAAAAATTAATGAATTAGAAAATGAATTAAAGGGGTTGGAGTTTCTTATACAACAACTTAGACATGTAAATGGAAATGATATTCCATCTTTCTTGGCTGAGACTGGTTACATTTCTAAGCAAGAAATTGAATCTGCTATTGTTAAAGTAACACAATCATTAAGGAAAGCTAAAGGAGAGCAAGATGAAATTGAAGAGAAACAAGATCCTTCTGCAACAGAAAAGTATACCCTCATTGATATTCCTGACAATATGTTAACCCCAGAACAG ATCAAGGAAAAGAAAAGACAACTATTTCTTAAAACCACATCAGAAGGAAGACAAAGAGCAAAACAAAAGCGTTTTGAAGAAGAATTAGAACGTGAAAGACGTAACAAGGAAGATGAACAAAGACGCCT AGAGAATCCGGAACTTTACATGGAGCAATTGCGAATAAAATACAACGATTTATCTGAAAAAGTGGAACAGAGAAAAAGACAAAAAACAAATGGAAACAACCATGGAAATGAAAACAATAATGTGTCTGGAGGTGTTGGTCGTGGAGAGAGACTGAATGCTGCCCAAAAGGAGAGAATGCGTCTTTTGACAACCGCTGCTTTTGATAGAGGGAAAGGGGAGGATACTTTTGGAATTAAAGATGAAGATTGgcaattatataaaaaaatgagtaaagataatgatgatgaagatgagggCCCCAATGAGGATGAAGCTGAGCTCACACGTGTTGCTTCTAGACTCcgg GAAATAGACCCGACATTCTTTCCGAAATCAGAGGCCAGCTCCTCCGGCAGCGAACCACCACGTTTCCGACCTTTAACGCAGGAAGACTTCCAGATTCTGATCGGAGTGGAAAGATTCCGGTGCCCGGAGATTCTTTTCCACCCAAACCTAATTGGAATTGAACAAGCAGGGTTAGACGAGATGGCTGGGGTATCAATGCAAAGGCTCAAATCAAGAGCTCAAAGATTGGATTTGGAAGAAGAGGTGATTGGAATCACCAATTCCGTCCTCATAACCGGTGGGAGTTGTCTTTACCCTGGAATGAGTGAACGTTTAGAAGCCGGAATCAGAATGATGAGGCCATGTGGGACCCCCATAAGGATCCTTAAAGCGTCGGATGCTGTACTTGACACGTGGCGTGGTGCTGCTTCTTTTGCATCCACCATGCATTTCTCACGACAGGTTTTTAATAAGATGGATTATTATGAGAAAGGTGAAGATTGGCTTCGTCAATACCAATTGAAGTATAcattttaa